The genome window TCAGGTTGGGATGCAGGTATTCGTAATCTTCTCGCTCCAGTTTGGCCAGCGTTACCGGGGTATCGATGTCGTAGAAAGCTTTAATACCATGAGCAGTTTGTATAGCCCACTCGCCTACCTGCACGCCTTCCGGCACATACGAACCAACTATAACCATATCCGCTTCGCGTACCTGTTCAGTAAAGCGCTGCTGCAGGTCATCCATCGAAGTATAAAGTTCGGTCTGGCAATAGTCAGGGTTTGGCAGGTCGCGGTGGTCGGCATACCAAGGCTTATCGCGCTCCAGGAAAAGAATGTTGTGGCCCCTGTTTTTAAGCTCGCGCACCAACCCGCGGAAGGTGGTAGCGTGGCCGTTGCCCCACGACGATGTAATGGTCAGGCCAAGTATTACGATGTTCATGCCAGTGCTTCGTTTGGTTGTTTTACTTTCGCGTATAGCAGTTGCTCGAGCTGCTCCGCACGGTGATTATACGTGTGCGCAGCCAGTACTTTTTTATAGGCTGCCTCTCCTATTGCTTTCGCTTTTTCTTCGGTCAGATCGGCAAGTATAGTTGCTACTTCAGCGCCATCTTTTGCTACCAGTATTTCCTTATCCGGCTCAAAAAAGAAGTCGATGCCTTCCCAGTAATCCGTAATGATGCAAGCCCCTGCACCGGCTGCTTCGAACACGCGCGTAGCCGGCGAGAAACCATAGCGGGCCATACTTTCGCGGCTGATGTTAAGTACAGCTTTTGGCGTACAGTTAAAAGCATTGTGCTCATGAGTGTACACGTGGCCAATATAGTTCACGTTTTCGCTCAGGTGCTTATCGCCCCAGCCGCTGCCGCCAAGTATAAACTTCTTATCCGGGTTAGCTTTTGCAGGCTTCAGGAAAAACTCTTCTACACGTGCTTCGCGGTCTGGCAAGCGGTTACCTAAAAAGGCAAGGTCGCAGGCAAAGCGCTCGTCTGGCTCCACCGGGAAGTGGGTGGCAGTATCCAAAGCATTATAGATCGGTACACACTTTTTAGCTCCCAACGCTTCGTAAGCATTTACTACAGGGTCGCCGCCGCCATAGGTCAGGATCATGTCGTATTGCGGAATGTAGGTCAGGAACGGGTCCACCAGGTTGTTGTGCACGCGATCCAGCGTAGCCGGGGCATCCACATCCCAGAAAACCACCAGCCTGTCATCAGTCTGCAGTTTCAGCACTTCGCGCTCCAGCAGTTCATCAAACACACCCACGCCGCTGGCTTTTACTACCATGTCGGCTTCTGCGGCCTGTGCCAAGCATTTGTACACCGCATCTTCCGTAGCTTCGTACACCACTACTTTTGCCCAGTCCGGGTCGTCCATGTCGCGGTTTTGCTGGCGGTCGTAGGCATCAGGCTCATAAAATGTAACCTGGTGGCCACGCTCGCTAAGTGCACGAACTATACCTCTGTAGTAGGTAGCTGCTCCGTTCCAGTAAGCTGATACCAGGCTGGAGCCGAAGAAGGCGATATTGAGTTTTTTAGATTTCATGCAAGGTTTTTTCTTTTGCGGAAGTATAGATTTTAGATGCAGGTATGCCCAGTTCTTCACACACTTTTTCCAATTCGTTTACGCGGTGGGCACAGGTATGGCGGTTGCGTATCGTTTCCAGGCCATGCGCGGCCACTTCATTTGCTTTGTCAGGATTATTAAGTATAGTTTGCAGGTGCTGTTTCATTTCTTCGCCGGTGCGAGCTATCAGGAAATCTTTTCCCGGTGTGAACAGGTTTTCAGCATCATCCCAAGGCGAAGAGATCAGCGGAATGCCACAGGCCATTGCTTCAAAAGGTCGTATAGTTGGGATACCCGGAAGTGCTTCTACATAAGGTCTGCGGGGCACATGTACAGTTACTTTATACTTTGCAAACTCTTCGGCAGCTTTATAGTTTGGCAGCCAGCCACCGTATTTTATTCCGGCATCGGCCAGTGCTTTGCGTGCATGTTCCGGGTAGCGCACACCGTAAATCTTTGCTTTCAGACCCAGCTCTTTTACCGGATTTATCAAAAACTCGTGCAGCTCGGCT of Pontibacter deserti contains these proteins:
- a CDS encoding CgeB family protein — encoded protein: MKSKKLNIAFFGSSLVSAYWNGAATYYRGIVRALSERGHQVTFYEPDAYDRQQNRDMDDPDWAKVVVYEATEDAVYKCLAQAAEADMVVKASGVGVFDELLEREVLKLQTDDRLVVFWDVDAPATLDRVHNNLVDPFLTYIPQYDMILTYGGGDPVVNAYEALGAKKCVPIYNALDTATHFPVEPDERFACDLAFLGNRLPDREARVEEFFLKPAKANPDKKFILGGSGWGDKHLSENVNYIGHVYTHEHNAFNCTPKAVLNISRESMARYGFSPATRVFEAAGAGACIITDYWEGIDFFFEPDKEILVAKDGAEVATILADLTEEKAKAIGEAAYKKVLAAHTYNHRAEQLEQLLYAKVKQPNEALA